One genomic window of Methanobacterium petrolearium includes the following:
- a CDS encoding 3H domain-containing protein — MQSPKNSMPITPSLTFSVVKYPIIAVVGLLTYGIIGSFLIMHLDVINSIYFTVITTATVGYGDISPQSPLQKFFVVTLVLGGASLIAYAFTLIIMVVSMTVEDITSGARHRRMIKAAKNHFVLCGYGRVGSAVHKELLKRNQKVLIIEKEPSIVEKELWDDPDVLAIPGDATDESVMWEAGIEHARGVIITTGDDVDNLFITLTAREIQPEIWIVTRASKKVNIKRLYRSGANKVISPESSGAEDIYFAAIQPTIMKITEMHDVADIRKESEIILKHDCTLENIEYHLPEFKEPLARKIGVTQLDQLDHFLESLDKDPKRKESLKRIYESVSGIHSHWISGPDKENLEKVAEELKKEGFLLGINLTEKEIKEAARKYGRLVEVVIRPEIKITETHDVRDIREEAEIILKYGCTLEDIEYYLPGFHEPLKRNVGLSEASKMENFLKHLQEDSARMDALERLYTLSGGGIHSHRITGPDTKSLGRVEKELKKRGFLLGVNLSQDEIFKKIKEYGRVSEMLLRHEPGLTDDKNIIISHGGRILDSKHYLPGLEQVVTRKLYLKNFNDLKRCEKEYKRPDAKRSLDTLSHISRNIHSHTVSAANVKTINKIINALNKSGQLLGVDLPEKEIWKIVESAEPAGFCVE, encoded by the coding sequence TTGCAAAGTCCTAAAAATTCCATGCCAATTACTCCCTCACTTACTTTTTCCGTTGTTAAATATCCTATAATAGCCGTAGTGGGATTGTTGACTTATGGAATAATTGGATCATTCTTAATCATGCACCTTGATGTTATTAACTCCATCTATTTTACCGTTATCACCACGGCTACCGTGGGTTATGGTGATATTAGCCCTCAAAGCCCATTACAAAAATTTTTTGTGGTTACCCTGGTACTTGGGGGGGCTAGTTTGATTGCTTATGCTTTTACTTTAATTATTATGGTGGTTTCCATGACTGTAGAAGATATTACTTCAGGAGCAAGGCACAGGAGAATGATAAAAGCCGCCAAGAACCATTTTGTCCTGTGCGGCTATGGAAGAGTAGGTAGCGCCGTTCATAAAGAGCTTTTAAAAAGAAATCAGAAGGTCCTTATAATTGAAAAAGAGCCATCAATCGTTGAAAAAGAGCTCTGGGATGATCCAGATGTGCTGGCCATCCCCGGTGATGCCACTGACGAAAGTGTGATGTGGGAGGCGGGTATTGAACATGCTAGGGGAGTCATTATCACCACCGGTGATGATGTGGACAACCTTTTTATCACCTTAACTGCCCGAGAAATACAACCCGAAATATGGATAGTGACCAGAGCCAGTAAAAAAGTAAATATCAAGAGGTTGTATCGTTCAGGGGCAAACAAAGTCATATCCCCTGAAAGTAGTGGTGCAGAAGACATCTACTTTGCAGCCATCCAGCCCACCATCATGAAGATCACCGAGATGCATGACGTGGCTGACATCCGCAAAGAGTCTGAAATAATCTTAAAACATGATTGTACTCTTGAAAATATCGAATACCATCTTCCTGAATTCAAAGAACCTCTGGCCAGGAAAATTGGAGTAACCCAACTAGATCAACTGGATCACTTTCTGGAAAGTCTGGATAAAGATCCAAAACGAAAAGAATCCTTAAAAAGGATTTATGAATCAGTGAGTGGTATCCACTCCCACTGGATTTCAGGACCAGACAAGGAAAACCTGGAAAAAGTAGCAGAAGAACTCAAAAAAGAAGGATTCCTTCTGGGAATTAATCTCACTGAGAAAGAGATCAAAGAAGCCGCCCGTAAGTATGGTCGGCTGGTGGAAGTAGTAATCAGACCAGAGATCAAAATCACCGAAACCCACGATGTAAGGGACATCCGAGAAGAGGCTGAAATCATTTTGAAGTATGGTTGCACCCTGGAAGACATCGAATACTATCTCCCAGGATTTCATGAACCTCTTAAAAGAAATGTAGGCCTTTCCGAGGCTAGTAAGATGGAAAACTTCCTTAAACATCTGCAAGAAGATTCGGCTCGGATGGATGCTTTGGAAAGACTTTACACCCTCTCTGGTGGGGGTATACACTCCCATCGCATAACGGGTCCTGACACTAAAAGCCTAGGCCGGGTGGAAAAAGAGCTTAAAAAAAGAGGATTCCTGTTGGGGGTTAACCTCAGTCAAGATGAGATTTTCAAGAAGATCAAAGAATATGGAAGGGTCAGTGAGATGTTACTTAGACATGAACCTGGTTTAACTGATGACAAGAACATTATCATTAGCCATGGTGGGAGAATACTGGATTCAAAACATTATCTTCCAGGTTTAGAGCAAGTTGTAACCAGAAAACTTTATTTAAAGAATTTTAACGATCTTAAAAGGTGTGAAAAAGAATATAAGAGGCCTGATGCCAAAAGATCCCTGGACACCTTATCTCACATCTCTCGTAATATTCACTCCCATACTGTTTCAGCTGCCAATGTAAAAACCATTAATAAAATAATTAATGCATTAAACAAATCTGGACAGCTTTTAGGGGTTGATCTACCTGAAAAAGAGATTTGGAAAATTGTGGAAAGTGCAGAACCTGCTGGTTTCTGTGTAGAATAA